In Pseudonocardia sp. DSM 110487, the sequence CACTCAGCCTGGACCGGTTGACCCGTTCAGGTAGCGTGGAGCGATCACTGACCGGACGCGAGCGACCACGCGGAGAACGGTGAAAATCGCGCACCTCGTCCCGACCCTGCATCCGAACGGCCCGGAGATCGGCCTGGCCGACCTGGCGAGCGCGGCGGGCGAGGCCGGCCTGGAGCTCGTGGTGATCGCCCTCGCCACCACATCGGACACCACGGTCGTGAGCCCACTGCGCCGGCTCGGCGTGCCGGTGATCGAGCTCGGCCTCGCCCGCTGGGATCCGCACTCCGTGCCGCGCACCGCCGCGCAGCTGCGCGCGCACGGGGTGCAGCTCGTGCACACCCACCTGCCGCCCGCGGACGTGGTCGGCGCCGCGGCGGCGGTGCGCAACCGGATCCCCGCGGTCTCCACGCTGCACTGGATCGAGAACCTGCCGGCCGACCGCGGCGACCGGCTGAAGCGCACCGCCCGCATACTCGCGCGGCGGCAGTTCATGGCCCGCACGATCGCCATCTCGCAGACCCAGCTCGAGTGGTACCGGGGGCTCACCGGGTCGGGCCGCAAGCTCGTCGTCGTGCCGAACGGCGTGGCCGACCCCGGCGTGGCGAGCCCCGCCACGCGCAGGACCCGGCGGGCCGCGCTCGACGTCGCGGACCACGAGGTGCTGGTGGTCAGCAGCGCCCCGATGCGCCGTGGCGAGGGCCACGAGCTCCTGCTCGACGCCGTCGAGGCGCTGCCCGACAAGCTGCCGCTCGCGGTCGCGCTGGCCGGCGACGGCCCGCTGCGGCCGTGGCTGGAATCGCGGGTCGACCGCAACGACGACCTGTCGGGCCGGGTCCGCTTCGTGCACCGCCACCAGGACCCCGCGAGCCTGCTCGCGGCCGCCGACATCGTCGTGCACACCCCGCGGTCCGGGGCCGCACCCACGGCGCTGCTGCGGGCGATGGCAGCGGGCGTGCCGGTCGTCGCCACGCGGGTCGGCGGCATCCCGGAGATCGTCACCCCGGCGACCGGTGTCCTCGTCCCGCTGAGCGCGCCCGCGATCGTGGACGCGATCGTCGGCCTCACCGAGGACGACGAGCGGCGCGCGGGAATGGCCGCGGCGGCGCGGGCGCGTTTCCTCGCCGCGTACGACGCGGCCGGTTGGGCGCGGCGGCTGCGCGGCGTCTACGACGACGTGCTGGCGCGCCGCACCTGAGTCGGGCGCCTGAAACCCACGCCTGAATCGGGTCGACGACGGCCGCGGACCACTGCAGACTGCGGACTCGTGCTGCACCACGACGCGCCGCCCCTCCTCCCCCCGTCGATCATCCTGCGACGGGCGACCGCCGCCGACTTACCCGCCGTCATCGAGGCCGATGGACGGGCCTTCGGCGAGCACTACTCCGACGAGCGGCAGGACGAGATCCGGGCGCTGTTCGATCCCGACCGCCACCTCCTCGCCGAGGACGCGGGCGAGATCGTCGGCATCGCCGGGTCGTACCCGTTCGACGTGACACTGCCCGGCGGCGCCGCCCTCCCGGCCGCCGGGGTCTCGTGGGTGTCCGTCGCGGTCACGCACCGGCGGCGCGGCATCCTGCGGGCGCTCATGGCCGAGCAGCACCGCGGGTTCGTCGCGGACGGCCTCGCCGTCTCGCTGCTCACGGCCAGCGAGGGCGCCATCTACGGCCGGTTCGGCTACGGGATCGCCACCGAGCATCGCGAGGTCGAGATCAACCGAAGGCGCGCCGCGTTCCGGTCGGACGTGCCCGACCCGGGGGGCGTGCGCCAGGTCGGCACACCCGAGATGCGCCGGATCGCCCCGGAGATCCACCGACGGTGGGCGGCGCAGACGCCCGGCGCCCTCTCCCGCAGCGACCGGTGGTGGGACGGACTGCTCGCCGATCGCGAGTGGAACCGCGGCGGAGCGAGCGCGCTGTTCCACCTCGCGCACCCCGACGGCTACGCCTCCTACCGCATCGACCACGCCACCGATACCTGCCGTGTCGTCCAGATGGCCGCCGCCACCGACGAGGCATACATCGCACTGTGGCGCACCCTGCTCGCCCTCGACCTCGTCGAGACCGTCTTCGCGCGATCGCTCACCGTCGCCGAGCCGCTGCAGTTCCTGCTCGCCGACCCCCGGCAGCTGCGCACCGTCGGCCTGTACGACGGGATGTGGGCCAGGGTGCTCGACGTGCCGGCGGCGCTGTCGGCCCGCCGCTACGCCGCGGACGTCGACGTCGTCCTCGACGTGCGGGACCCGTTCCTCGACCGGGGCGGGCGCTTCCGGCTGCGCGGTGGGCCCGACGGCGCCGAATGCGTCGCCAGCGGCAGCGGCGAGCCGCTCGTCGGCATCGAGATGGCCGCGCTGGGTTCCCTGCTGTTCGGTGGCGCACACGCCGGTTCCCTGGCCAGGGCCGGGCTGCTCCACGCCGACGACCCGGCTGTCCTACGCCGCCTCGCCGCCGCCTTCCAGGGCGAGCGCACGCCCCAGCACGGCACCGAGTTCTGAGCCCGCATAGCGGCGGCCCGGCTGGGTAGACCCTGGTCATGGCGTTCCAGGTGACCGAGGTACAGCGCGTCCTCAAGGGCGCCGACTACCCGATGGACGGCAAGCAGCTCGCCGCACTCGCGAAGAAGAACGGGGCGGGCGACGACCTCGTCGGCGCCCTGAAGGGCGTGGGCAAGGCCAACGGGCCCAACGAGGTGATGAAGGAGCTCAAGGGCGACCTGGGCGGGTCCACACCGGGCGGAAACAAGTCCGAGCACCGGGAGTACAAGGAAACCGGACAGCCCGCCTTCCAGGTCAACGAGGTGCAGAAGTACCTCAAAGGTGCCGACTACCCCATGGACGGCACGGAGCTCGCCGCGCTCGCCGAGAAGAACGGGGCGGGCGACGACCTCACCGGCGCGCTGAAAGGCGTGGGCAGGGCCAACGGGCCCAACGAGGTGATGAAGCAGCTCAAGGAACACCTCGGCGGCCGGCCCGGCGCCTGAGCCCGCTGCTAGGTCGTGTCCTAGAGCAGCAGGAACAGCACGATGAGGCACGCCGTCAGCAGCACCGACAGCGCGACCGAGCCGAGGCACCCGAGCCTGCGGCTGTAGAACGCGATCACGGCTCCTGTGTACCCCGCCCGCGGCGGCCCGCCCACCGCGGGGGCAACCGGTCGTCCGGGCGGAGGTAGGGACCCGCGATGGCGCTCTTCGGCTTCCACGCCTCCCACGAGCAAGTACCTCCCGGCGCGCTGCTCGCCGCCGTCCGGCGGGCCGAGGAGGCCGGGTTCGACGCCGCGATGTCGTCGGACCACCTCTCCCCCTGGAGCGCCCGGCAGGGCCAGTCGGCGTTCGCATGGTCGTGGCTGGGCGCCGCGATGCAGGCGACGTCCCTGCCGTTCGGGGTGGTGACCGCGCCGGGCCAGCGCTACCACCCGGCGATCGTCGCGCAGGCCATCGGCACCCTCGCGGCGATGTTCCCGGGCCGGTTCTGGGCGGCGCTTGGCACCGGCGAGGCGAGCAACGAGCACGTCACCGGCGACCCGTGGCCGCGCAAGGAGGTCCGCAACGCGCGGCTGCGCGAGTGCGTGGACGTGATCCGCGCGCTGCTGCGGGGCGAGGAGGTCAGCCACGACGGCCTCGTCCGCGTGGACCGGGCGCGGGTGTGGACGCTCCCGCCCGAGCCACCACCCCTGGTCGGGGCGGCCGTGAGCGTCGCGACGGCGCGCTGGTGCGCGGAGTGGGCCGACGGGCTCATCACCATCAACCAGGAGGTGGACACGCTGCGCGAGATCGTGTCCGCCTACCGCCACGAGGGCGGGCGCGGCCGGCTGCACCTGCAGGTGCACCTGTGCTGGGACCCCGACCCGGATCGTGCCGAGGCGATCGCCCACGACCAGTGGCGCAGCAACGTCTTCCCTCCGCCCGCCTGCTGGGACATCGACTCGCCTGCGGTGTTCGACGTCGTGTCCGCGCACGTCCCGCGCAGCGCGGTGCACGGCCCCGTCGTGATCTCCCACGACCTGGGCCGGCACGCCGCGCGGCTCGCCGAGTACGCGGCGCTCGGGTTCGACGAGATCGCCCTGCACCACGTCGGCAGGGAGCAGGACGCGTTCGTCGACGCGTTCGGCGCCAAGGTCCTCCCCCAGCTGCGGGAGCACGCATGAGACTCACCCGGACCTCGGACCTCTGGTGGCGGAACGCGGTCGTCTACTGCCTGGACATCGAGACGTTCGCCGACTCCGACGGCGACGGCCGCGGCGACATCCAGGGCCTGATCCAGCGCATCGACCACCTCGACCGGCTCGGCGTCACGTGTCTGTGGCTGATGCCGTTCTTCCCCACGCCCGACCGCGACGACGGGTACGACATCGTCGACTTCTACGGCGTCGACCCGAGGCTCGGCTCGCTCGGCGACATGGTGGAGCTGATCCGCACCGCGCGCGACCGCGGCATGCGCGTGATCGCCGACCTCGTCGTCAACCACACCTCCGCGCAGCACCCCTGGTTCCAGGACGCGCGCCGCAACCACGACTCCCGCTACCGCGACTGGTACGTGTGGCAGGACGAGCCGCCGGCGGACGGCCCGCAGGGCATCGTGTTCCCCGACCAGGAGACCAGCCTCTGGGAGTACGACGAGCAGGCCGGCCAGTACTTCCTGCACCGGTTCTACAAGCACCAGCCCGACCTGAACGTCGCCAACCCGGAGGTCCGCGACGAGATCGCGCGGATCATGGGGTTCTGGATGGAGCTGGGGCTGTCCGGGTTCCGCGTCGACGCCGTGCCGTTCCTCATCGAGACCGCGGGCCAGGACGACGCGACGGCGCTGCCGGACCCGCACGACTACCTCGCCGACCTCAGCGCGTTTCTGCGCCGCCGCAACGGGGAGGCCGTGCTGCTGGGCGAGGTCAACCTGCCCTACCCGGACACGATGCCGTTCTTCGGCGCCGCCGACGGTGGTGGTTCGACGGACGAGCTGACGCTGTGCTTCGACTTCATCGGCATGCAGCACATGTACCTCGCGCTCGCCCGCGGGGACGCCGAGCCGCTCGCCGAGACGCTGCGCAACCGCCCCGACCCGCCCGAGGACGGGCAGTGGGCGACGTTCGTGCGCAACCACGACGAGCTGACGCTCGACAAGCTCAGCGACTCCCAGCGCCAGGAGGTCTTCGCCGCCTTCGGGCCCGACGAGGACATGCAGCTCTACGGCCGCGGCCTGCGCAGGCGGCTCCCCCCGATGCTCGGCGGCGACCACCGGCGCATCCGCATGGTCTATAGCCTGTTGTTCAGCCTGCCCGGCACGCCCGTCCTGTTCTACGGCGAGGAAGTCGGGATGGGCGAGGACCTCGGCCTGCCGGGGCGGTTCGCGGTGCGCTCCGACATGGACTGGGACGCAGCGCGCGACCAGCAGGCCGCCCCGGACTCTCTGCTGAACTGGATGCGCCTGCTCGTCGACAGCTACCGCGCGTGTCCCGAACTGCCGTGGGGCCGCTACACCTGCCTCGACCCAGGGCCCGACGCCCGTCCAGTGCTCGCCCACCGCTGCGACGCCGACGGCGCGTCGGTCGTGGCGCTGCACAACCTCGCCGACGCCGACGTCGAGGCCGCGCCGATGGTGCCGGACCTCGCAGGTGCGCGGCTCACCGACGTGCTCGACCCGCGCGCGAAGCCGGTCACCGTTGCCGACGACGGGCGGCTGGCCGTCACGCTGACACCGTACGGCTGCCGCTGGCTCCGCTCGGGCGACGGTGTGAACTTCCCGGCGGTCGAGTAGGGCCGGCCCACATCGAGTCCACCGTCGCCGAGGCCCACCCATCCTCGAGGCCTTCCACATAGGGTGGCCGGTTGTGCCCGACGCTCCCGACTCACTCGCACCCGTCACCCGGCTCGACCCCGCTGACCTGATCGAGCGGCTGCGCGCCGCCACCGGCACCGACCTCGAGCTGATCGGGCCGCTGCCCGGCGGCCAGGTCGGGGCGGCCCTCGTACGCTGGCCGGACGGACACGACGGCGTGCTCACGCACTGGGGCGACGCCTCGGACGAGTCGTGGGCGCGGATCGAGCGGACGGCGGAGCTGCTCGACATCGCCCGCGACGCCGGGATCCCCGCGCCCCGCTACGAGCTCGTCACGCGGCTGCCCGACCGGATCGCCGTGGCGCAGGAGCGGCTTCCCGGCGAGGCCCCCTCCCGGGTCGACCTCGCGCTGGTCGAGCAGCTCGTCGCCATCGCAGGGCGCGGCGCAGGCCTCCTCCGGGGGCGGCCCGACGTCCCGGCCGCCGAGCTGTACCTGCTGCGCAGCGGGCCCGGCTTCTGCCTGCACCAGCCACTCGCCCAGTACGACGACCGCACCCGGCGCCTGCTCGACGTCGTCCGCCGCACCGGTGCCGCATCGCCGCACCGCATGGCCGGCGACGACCTGGTGCACATGGACTTCCACCCCGGCAACGTGCTGGTCGACCGCGCCGACGCCGTCAGCGGGATCGTCGACTGGGACGGCGTCGGCCGTGGTGACCACCGCTTCGCGCTGGTCACTCTGCGCTTCGACCTCGCCGTGCCCGGCGCCGACGCACAGGCCCGTTCGGCTCGCTCCGCCGCGGCGCGGTGGCTCGACAACCGCATCGACGACCTCATCGAGCCCGCCACCCTGCGCGCGTACTGGGCACACATGGGGCTGCGGCTGGTCGACTGGGCCATCCGCCACCACGGCCCCGACGACGTGGACCGCTGGCTCACGGTCGCGGCGTCGCGGCTGGGGTAGGGATCAAGCCGATCTCGCCGTGGCGCGCCAGCGGCCCGGTGCCACCCCGTGGTGGCGCTTGAAGGCGGCCGCGAACGAGAACTCCGACGCGTAGCCCAGCGAGCGGGCGATGGCGGCCAGGCTCGCCTCGCCTGCGCGCAGCTGCTCGCGCGCCAGCGCCATCCGCCAGTCCGTGACGTACCCCAGCGGGCCGAGGCCGAGCAGCCGGGTGAAGCGCCGCGCGAAGGTCGCCCGGGACAGCGACGCCTCGGCCGCAAGGCCCGCGACCGTCCACTCCCGCTGCGGGTCTGCGTGGATGGCGCGCAGCGCCGCTCCGACCCCCGGGTCGGCCATGGCGCAGAACCAGGCGGGGGCGGCGTCCAGGTCGGCCGCGAGCTGCTCCCGCAACGCCTGGACGAGGATCACGTCCAGGAGGCTGTCCAGCAGCGCCTGCTGGCCGGGCCCCTCCTGGAGCACCTCGCCCGCGAACACGTCGAGCGTGGCACGCAGGCTGGAGCCGGCGCGCGGGCGCACGACGGTGAGCCCCGGCAGCCCGGCGAGCAGCCCTGCGCAGAGGTCCCCCTCGAAGCGGTAGGCGCCGCAGAAGAACGTGGTCGCGTCGCCGGCCCCCGAGCCGAACTCCATCCGGAGCGCACCGCCGGACGGTGGCGCGGCCGCCGGGTGCCCCTCGAACGGGACGAGGTCGGCCGCGGGCAGGTGACCCATGTGGTGCTGCGACGGGCCCCGGATCAGGACGACGTCGCCGGGAAGCACGCGACGGGCTCCGCGCGGCGCGTCGGTCCACGCGAACGCCTCGCCCCCGAGGATCCCGTGGATGGCGAGCTGGGTGGCCGGCGGGAACCGCACCCCCCACGCACCACGCGCCGTCGAGTGCGAGAACGCGGCCCCGCGCGCACGGGAGCGCCGCAGCATGTCCGTGAGCACGTCCACGAGATGAGACGGTCGCATATCTCTTCGCGCCGATCCAGCATGGATCGCCGCACCGGCCGCGGGTTGCATGGGTGATGTCAACATCACGAACAGGAGCGGTGACATGCCACTGGCAGTGCAGTTCGACGAGTACGGCGACATCGACGTGCTCGAGGTCCGGGACGTCCCGGCCCCGCGGCCGGGTACCGGCGAGGTGCTGGTCCGCGTCGAGGCGGCCGGGATCAACCCCGGCGAGAACTCGATCCGCCTCGGGGTGTACCACGAGCGCTGGCCTGCGCGCTTTCCCTCCGGCCAGGGCAGCGATCTCGCCGGGCGGATCGTGGGCGTCGGGCCGGACGTGCCCACCTGGTCGGTGGGTGACGAGGTGATCGGCTGGGTCGACGCTCGCGCCAGCCACGCCGAGCTGGTCGTGGTGCCCGCCGCGCACCTGGTCCGCCGGGACCCGGCGGTGCCGTGGGAGGTGGGTGGAGCGCTGTTCGTCGCCGGCACGACCGCGCACGCAGCGGTCGAGGCCGTCGGCACAGGCCCGGGCGACACGGTCGTCGTCGCAGGCGCGGCCGGCGGCGTGGGATCGCTGGCCGTGCAGCTCGCACGCCGGGCCGGGGCGACGGTGATCGGGCTGGCGAGCGGGTCCAACCACGGCTGGCTGGCCGACCACGGCGTCATCGGCGTCGCGTACGGCGACGGTGTCGCCGATCGCATCCGGGCGGCCGCGCCCGGTGGCGTCGACGCGTTCATCGACACCTTCGGCGACGGCTACGTCGACGTCGCGCTGGGGCTGGGAGTCGCGACCGACCGGGTCGACACCGTCATCGACTTCGCGGCGGCGGCGCGCACGGGGGTCAGGACGGCCGGCAACGCCGAGTCGGCGCGCGCCGAGGTCCTGGACGAGCTCGCCAAGCTCG encodes:
- a CDS encoding GNAT family N-acetyltransferase, translating into MLHHDAPPLLPPSIILRRATAADLPAVIEADGRAFGEHYSDERQDEIRALFDPDRHLLAEDAGEIVGIAGSYPFDVTLPGGAALPAAGVSWVSVAVTHRRRGILRALMAEQHRGFVADGLAVSLLTASEGAIYGRFGYGIATEHREVEINRRRAAFRSDVPDPGGVRQVGTPEMRRIAPEIHRRWAAQTPGALSRSDRWWDGLLADREWNRGGASALFHLAHPDGYASYRIDHATDTCRVVQMAAATDEAYIALWRTLLALDLVETVFARSLTVAEPLQFLLADPRQLRTVGLYDGMWARVLDVPAALSARRYAADVDVVLDVRDPFLDRGGRFRLRGGPDGAECVASGSGEPLVGIEMAALGSLLFGGAHAGSLARAGLLHADDPAVLRRLAAAFQGERTPQHGTEF
- a CDS encoding NADP-dependent oxidoreductase, whose translation is MPLAVQFDEYGDIDVLEVRDVPAPRPGTGEVLVRVEAAGINPGENSIRLGVYHERWPARFPSGQGSDLAGRIVGVGPDVPTWSVGDEVIGWVDARASHAELVVVPAAHLVRRDPAVPWEVGGALFVAGTTAHAAVEAVGTGPGDTVVVAGAAGGVGSLAVQLARRAGATVIGLASGSNHGWLADHGVIGVAYGDGVADRIRAAAPGGVDAFIDTFGDGYVDVALGLGVATDRVDTVIDFAAAARTGVRTAGNAESARAEVLDELAKLVAAGELDVPIAATFPLTEVRAAYRQLMLRRTRGKIVLLP
- a CDS encoding DUF2795 domain-containing protein, yielding MAFQVTEVQRVLKGADYPMDGKQLAALAKKNGAGDDLVGALKGVGKANGPNEVMKELKGDLGGSTPGGNKSEHREYKETGQPAFQVNEVQKYLKGADYPMDGTELAALAEKNGAGDDLTGALKGVGRANGPNEVMKQLKEHLGGRPGA
- a CDS encoding TIGR03885 family FMN-dependent LLM class oxidoreductase → MALFGFHASHEQVPPGALLAAVRRAEEAGFDAAMSSDHLSPWSARQGQSAFAWSWLGAAMQATSLPFGVVTAPGQRYHPAIVAQAIGTLAAMFPGRFWAALGTGEASNEHVTGDPWPRKEVRNARLRECVDVIRALLRGEEVSHDGLVRVDRARVWTLPPEPPPLVGAAVSVATARWCAEWADGLITINQEVDTLREIVSAYRHEGGRGRLHLQVHLCWDPDPDRAEAIAHDQWRSNVFPPPACWDIDSPAVFDVVSAHVPRSAVHGPVVISHDLGRHAARLAEYAALGFDEIALHHVGREQDAFVDAFGAKVLPQLREHA
- a CDS encoding alpha-amylase family protein gives rise to the protein MRLTRTSDLWWRNAVVYCLDIETFADSDGDGRGDIQGLIQRIDHLDRLGVTCLWLMPFFPTPDRDDGYDIVDFYGVDPRLGSLGDMVELIRTARDRGMRVIADLVVNHTSAQHPWFQDARRNHDSRYRDWYVWQDEPPADGPQGIVFPDQETSLWEYDEQAGQYFLHRFYKHQPDLNVANPEVRDEIARIMGFWMELGLSGFRVDAVPFLIETAGQDDATALPDPHDYLADLSAFLRRRNGEAVLLGEVNLPYPDTMPFFGAADGGGSTDELTLCFDFIGMQHMYLALARGDAEPLAETLRNRPDPPEDGQWATFVRNHDELTLDKLSDSQRQEVFAAFGPDEDMQLYGRGLRRRLPPMLGGDHRRIRMVYSLLFSLPGTPVLFYGEEVGMGEDLGLPGRFAVRSDMDWDAARDQQAAPDSLLNWMRLLVDSYRACPELPWGRYTCLDPGPDARPVLAHRCDADGASVVALHNLADADVEAAPMVPDLAGARLTDVLDPRAKPVTVADDGRLAVTLTPYGCRWLRSGDGVNFPAVE
- a CDS encoding glycosyltransferase — its product is MKIAHLVPTLHPNGPEIGLADLASAAGEAGLELVVIALATTSDTTVVSPLRRLGVPVIELGLARWDPHSVPRTAAQLRAHGVQLVHTHLPPADVVGAAAAVRNRIPAVSTLHWIENLPADRGDRLKRTARILARRQFMARTIAISQTQLEWYRGLTGSGRKLVVVPNGVADPGVASPATRRTRRAALDVADHEVLVVSSAPMRRGEGHELLLDAVEALPDKLPLAVALAGDGPLRPWLESRVDRNDDLSGRVRFVHRHQDPASLLAAADIVVHTPRSGAAPTALLRAMAAGVPVVATRVGGIPEIVTPATGVLVPLSAPAIVDAIVGLTEDDERRAGMAAAARARFLAAYDAAGWARRLRGVYDDVLARRT
- a CDS encoding AraC family transcriptional regulator, with the protein product MDVLTDMLRRSRARGAAFSHSTARGAWGVRFPPATQLAIHGILGGEAFAWTDAPRGARRVLPGDVVLIRGPSQHHMGHLPAADLVPFEGHPAAAPPSGGALRMEFGSGAGDATTFFCGAYRFEGDLCAGLLAGLPGLTVVRPRAGSSLRATLDVFAGEVLQEGPGQQALLDSLLDVILVQALREQLAADLDAAPAWFCAMADPGVGAALRAIHADPQREWTVAGLAAEASLSRATFARRFTRLLGLGPLGYVTDWRMALAREQLRAGEASLAAIARSLGYASEFSFAAAFKRHHGVAPGRWRATARSA
- a CDS encoding aminoglycoside phosphotransferase family protein; its protein translation is MPDAPDSLAPVTRLDPADLIERLRAATGTDLELIGPLPGGQVGAALVRWPDGHDGVLTHWGDASDESWARIERTAELLDIARDAGIPAPRYELVTRLPDRIAVAQERLPGEAPSRVDLALVEQLVAIAGRGAGLLRGRPDVPAAELYLLRSGPGFCLHQPLAQYDDRTRRLLDVVRRTGAASPHRMAGDDLVHMDFHPGNVLVDRADAVSGIVDWDGVGRGDHRFALVTLRFDLAVPGADAQARSARSAAARWLDNRIDDLIEPATLRAYWAHMGLRLVDWAIRHHGPDDVDRWLTVAASRLG